The segment TCGCGCCAGCTGCCGATCCACTTCGACCACATGTAGCCGATCACGGTCTCGCTGGTGGGCCGCACCGCCAGCGGCTCTTCCAGTTCCTCGCCGCCGGCGTGGGTGACCACGGCCAGCTCGGGAGCGAAACCCTCGACGTGCTCGGCCTCCTTCTGCAGGAAGCTCATGGGGATGAAGAGGGGGAAGTAGGCGTTTTGGTGCCCGGTCTCCTTGATCATCCGGTCGAGCTCGCGCTGCAGGTTCTCCCACAGCGCGTAGCCGTAGGGGCGCATCACCATGGTGCCGCGTACGGGGCCGTAGTCCACCAGTTCGGCCTTCTGGATGACGTCGATGTACCACTCACTGAAGTCCTGCGACTGCGGCGTGACGCCTTGCTCCTTCGCCATAGGGCCTATCCTAACCCGAGCGGGGCGGGGCCGATTGGCGGAATAAGCAGCCTGTAGCTCGTGGCTTGTAGGGTGCGCTATCTCGCCGTAGGGGGCAGCCCTTGCGGGTACGTGGTACGTAGTGCGTAGTGCGTGGTGGTGACAGGATGGTTTGTAGCCCGTAGCTTGTGGTCAGTAGAAGCACCATGCCCATCATTCGGCTTTCTACCGGTAGAGGAAGGTTTCACCTCTTCGTTGCAACGTTTGCGCATCAGCGACAGGAGAACCCCGGCTTCTCTTCCGGCATGGACCCCGGGATCTCGGCGGGCCAGCCGGCCTCGTCCGGGGAATCGGTAATGGGTCGTTGAAAAAGTGAAGGCAAGTCCCCGGCCAAGGGCGCTTGGCGCCCGCGAGCCGGGGCCCATGCCACGCCTTTAATCCACGGCTTGGTTACTGTAAAACAACGCCCCCTCCCCTTGAGGAGGGCCGGGGTGGGGGTTAAAACCGGCTCGTAGCCTGTGGCCTATAGCTTGTGGCCTGTGGAGACAACGCAGCGCGCCATCGCGCATAGCGCGCTCGATTCAAGCTGGCTACCACGTACTACGCACCACGCACTACGTACAGTTCGCTTATCCACCTCCCACACCCCACCTCCGAAAACCTATTTACCAACTACCGCTCCCCCACGCTCAGCCGCACCCGCACCGGGTTGTGGTCGGTGTCCGCGAAGCCCAGGTCCTCGGTGCGCACCTCCTGCACCGTGACGTTGGGGCTCACCAGGAAACCGTCGATCACGGTCACGTAGTTCTCGCCCGCCTTCCAGGGGCGGCTCACGGAGCGGTTGGTGGGCGCAGCGGCGTCGTAGGCCCAGGTCCAGCCGGCGGGCGTCCAGTCCGCGGGGAAGGGCAGGTAGAACCCGGGGCGCGGCTCGCGGTGGGGAAAGGCGGTGTCGGGGTCCACCCCGGGCAGGATCAGGTTCCAGTCACCGCCCACGACAACGTAGTTCCCCTTGGCGTACTCGCGGGTCATGACCTCCTTGATGTAGCCCAGCTGCTGCTCGCGCAGCTGACCGGCGTCGAAGGCCGAGTTGTGGGTGTTGATCACCACCCAGTCGCGCCCGTCCGCGGCCGGGTAACGGGTCAAAACGAAGGCGCGGTCGAGCTGCACCAGCTGCACCAGGAAGCCGTAACGGCCGGGCAGGGCGTGCCGCTCGGCGGCGGAAGGACGCCAGCGCGACAGCGTCATCAGCCCCGACTTGACCCGGCCCATCGGCCGGGCCACGGGCACCGGAACGAAGGCGACGTCGTAGTTCTTGGCCAGGACGAAGGCGTAGCCGGGCAGCGCCCGGGCCAGCGCCAGCACTTCGTTGATGCCGTAGCTGCGGCGGGAAGACAGGTCCACCTCCTGGAGGAGCACCACATCGGCGGGGCGGTCTTTGAGGTAGGCGGCGATGCCCGCGAGGTAGCGCTCCACCTCGGCGCGGGCGGGCCAGCCGTGGCGGCCGCCGTCGAGAAAGAAGTCCTGCTCGGCCCCCAGGCCGGCGTAGCCGATGTTCCAGGTCAGAAGGCTCAGGCCGCCGGGCGCGCCGAAGCTTCCCTGCCCCTGAACCGCGAGCGGTTCCACGGGCTGCGGCCGGTAGTCGGTGATCCAGAGCCAGGCCACCAGACCGGCGAAGGCCAGGGCGGCGAGCAGCACCAGACCGAAGAGGGCTGCGAAGAAACGCCGGAGAATCGTCATGCCCTCATGCTACGCCGGACGCGCGCGGCCGCCGCCGCCCCGCACCCAGACGAAGACCAGGACGGTCAGCAGCGCCCCCAGCGCCATCAGCGGGAAGAGCGCGTTCAACCCCAGCGCCGCGGCCACCGCACCGCCCACAGGCGGCCCCACCAGGCCGCCCAGGTCCCAGCTGGCGGTGAAGAGGCTGAAGGCCGAGCCCCGCATCTCCGGCCGCGCGGCGCGGGTTACGGCCACGATGTTGGCGGGCAGGTAGAGGCCGGCGCCGGCGCCCATGAAGAAGCCGGCGGCGAAGGCGAACGGCGGCAGGGGCAGCGCCCAGAGCAGGAACAGGCCCAGCGTGGCGCTCACGAACCCGGCGAGCGCCACCCAGCCGGCCTCGAAGCGGTCGGCCAGGTAACCGGCGGGAAGGCGGAAGAAGACCGAAACCAGGCTGTAGAAGGCCAGGAAGGCGCCCACCCAGGCGGCCCGGAAACCCGCCTCGCTGAGGACGAGCGGGTAGAAGGTCTGCAGGGTGGCGAAGACCGCGGCGAAACCGGTGTTGGCCAGCGTGGGCGCCAGGATGCCCCGGTCGCGCAGGACGGTGCCGAAGTTGGCCCACCAGGGGTTGGCGGAGGGGGCGTCCAGCGTCTCGGGCACGCCCCAGACGAAGAAGGGAATCCAGACGAGCTGCACCCCGAGCACCAGCAGCCAGACCGCGGAAAAACCGTAGAGGTCCACCACGAAGCCGCCCAGGGCGGTGCCGCTCATCACCCCGATGCCCAGGATCAGGTTGCGGGTGCCCATGACCCGGCCCACGACGTGTTCGGGCACCAGGTCGCTGGTGATGGCCAGCGAGCTGGGGGCGAAGAGGGCCATGGCCGCGCCCTGGAGAAAGCGCCCGGCCAGCACCGCGCCCAGGGGCCCCAGGTAGAAGAGGCCCGAGAGCGCCCCCAAACCCAGGCCGATCAGGCTCGGCTTCTTACGGCTCCAACCGTCGGAGGCCCATCCCCCGAAGGGCCGCAACGCCAACCCCGCAAGCGGCATCAGCGCCACCGCCCAGCCGATCCAGGCCGCCCCGAGACCCTGGGCCTTGAGGTAAAGGGGCAGCGTGGGCACGGTCAGGCCGTAGGCCAGGAAGAAGAGAAAGGTGGCGAGGTGCAGGTTCCATACGGCGCGCACCCTTTCAGCTTACCGCGAAACTGACCCACCGGTCAGCCTCTCCGGGGCAGAATGGGAGCGTGACCGCCCGCGCGGCCGCGGCTCTCGCCGCCTTCGCACGGCTCGCGCGCCACCCGGCGCTGCGGGGTGCAGACCCCGTGCTCGCCGGTACCTTTCCGCTGGAGCTGGACGTGGAGGGAAGCGACCTTGACGTCGTGTGCCGAACGGATAACCCCGAGCGCTTCGCCCGGCGGCTCGCCCGTGTCCTCGCCCGCTGCCTGGGTATCGCCGGCGACCCTTACCCGGCCCTGCTCGAGCCGGGACGCTCCACCAACGCGGAGCCGCCGCGGCGCTCCGGGGAATGTGGGGGCGAACGCCGCCCCGCGGCCTTATAGTGCTGAAGATGGACGCCACCACCCAGACCGCCTTGCTTTCGCTGGTCTTTACCGCGGGTTTCCTCTGGGTTGCCGCCCTCGGCCGCGGCTGCCGCCGCCCGCGCTGCACCCTGCCGCTGGGCTTCGCCCTGGTGCTCCTGGTGCTGACCCTCGTGGCCCTGGTCACGTACGCGGTGGCCTCCGGCCGGATCGCCCCGTCTGAGCTGCCGGTCTGGGTCACCAAGGGCCTGGGCTCGCTGCTGGGCCTTTCGGTCGCCGCCGCCGCGGTGAGCTACCTGGGGGCGTTGCTGCGAAGCGAGGAAGGCGGCCAGCCACCGCGGTCGCAGGGCTAGGGGCGCAGCGGACGGGCGCGCCAGGCGTCCCAGACCTCGAGCGCCGGCCGCGGCCTCCCCCGGCCGTCTTCGAGCCCGATGTCCTTCCAGATGAGCAGGGCCGGATCGTCGAGGCCGTGTTCCTTGAGGAAAGCGTAACCCTCGTCGTAGTCGCGCACCTCCCACCAGACCACGAAGCGCGCCTTGAGGCGCTCCAGATCACTGAGGAGCCGCTGAACGTAGGCCGCCTGCATGCCGGGCGTGGCGCGGACGTCGAAGCCGTAGGCGGGAATGACCAGGTCCTCGGCGGCAAAGCCGGTCTCGCTGACGGCCAGCGGTTTGTCGGGATCCAGCGCCGCCCAGACGTCGAGCCAGCCCTCCGGAGGCAGCCCCTCGGCGCTGCCACGGCGCACGGCTTCGGGGGTGACGTAGGGGTAGGTGGACAGGGCGATCAGGTCGGTGTAGGGCAGGAGCCGCCGGGTTACCTCGAGCTGATCGGTGCGGCCCACCTCCCAACTGTCGGTCTGGAAGGTGAGGAAGACGGTGAGGTCGGGAAACTCGCGCTTGAGTACCGGGTAGACCTTGCGGCAAAAGGCCAGGAACTCGGCGAAGCGGGGGTCGTCCGGGGTGTAGGCGGCGTTTACCTCGATGCCGTAAGCGAGCAGGTCGGGCTCGAGCGTCCGCACCAGCCGGCGCAGATAATTCAGGTAGGCGCTAATGACCTCGGGATCGTCGAAGCTGCGCCCCGCCCACTCCGGCGGCAGCGGTTCGTGGTCGCGCGCCCCCCAGTGCCCCGCCAGGGTGCGGCGGTCGTTGTTCTGAGGGGTGGCCGAGACGTAGACCCAGCGGAACCCGGAACGAGCAGCGGCCTGCCGCTCCAGGGTGGTCTCGACGTTGGGGTCGTAGGCGGTGCCCGTCGCCGCCTCCCACCAGGGAACGCCGTGGTCCTGGTGGAAGGTGATCAGCTCCCCGTGCGCCCGGACCTCGGCCACGGTCACCGCCCAGGCCTCGTCGGTAAAAGCGTAGGGCCAGCTGGTGAAGCCCATGGCGAAGGGTCGCCCGGCGTCGGGTTGCTGCGCGCACGCCGTCACCAGGAGCAGGGTTGCCAGGAGCGCGATCCGGGCCCGCATGCCCTCATTCTCGCACCCTTTTTTCTTCGTGGCGTCGTCCCGGCCACATTTACACCGAAGGCGTAGAATGAAAGCAGGGGAAAGCCGATGCCCGAAGGGAGGGCGCCATGATCCGCGACCTGCTGGGGGTGGTGGCCTTCGCCGCGGCCGCGAGCGCGAGCTTCCTGTGGCTGGCGTACCGCGCGGGGCGCTGCCGCAGCGCCGGCTGCGTGAACCGCGCGGGGCGCTGGTTGGGAATCCTGACCTTTGGATGGATCGCCGCGCTCGTCGCCTGCCTGGTCTGGGGGCGGCTGACGCAGCAGGGCCCGTTCGCCGCCGGGGTCTTCCGTACCCCGCTGGAGCGCTGGCTTACCTGGGTCGTGGCGGCTTCGCTGCTCACGGCCGCCGCGGCCTACCTGCGGGCGGTGGCCCGGCAGGGCGGGTAACCGTTAACCTCTGGTCATGGTCCTGGTGACGTGGTTCGTAATCGCTTGGGGCGGCGCGCTGCTGTGGCTCGCGCACCTTGCCCGCCGGGCCCCTTGCGGACCGGGCCACGCGCACACGGGGCGCGCGTTGTTCGCCTTGTTGCTGATCGGGGCCGTCTTCCTGGGCGTCGCCGCGCCGCTCGTCCCCTCCCGGCCCCTCACCCCCGCCGACTATCCCTACATCGCGTGGGTGACGGTACTGGTCCTGGTAAGCGGCTGGTCCGCCGTCCTCGCCTACCTGAAGCGCGCCGCGGAGTGCGACGCATGACGTCCCCGGCCACCGGGCGCGCCCGGCGGCCGGGAGGGCGGCAGGCTAACGGCCCTTGCCGTTCACCTCGCGCTGGTGCGGCAGCGGAATGTACTGCACGCTCGGCTTGCCACCGCGCGGCTGGGGGTAGAGCTCCATCAACTCGTACACCTCGGGCGGCATCTCGGTGCTCACCGGCAGGCCGAAACCTCGCGCCTGGGCCACGTCGATGGGGTAGTCGTGGGTCCAGGTGCCCTGGCTGAGCAGGGTGGCCACGTCCTCGATGCGGTCGTCGGGGATCGTGTTCTTGAGCAGCCCCACGACGGTGTCCTTGACCTGCTTCAGCGCCTTCTTGGAGACGTCGGCGAGGATCAGGGTCTCGTCGTCGATGTCGGCGACCTCTTTCATCTCCAGCACCTTGACGATCGAGGCCGCGGGCTTGTTGCCGAGCTGCGGGTCCACCGGCCCCAGCACCGCGTTCTCGTCCATCACGATCTCGTCGGCGCCCAGGGCGATCAGCGTGCCACCGGACATGGCGTAGTGGGGCACGAAGACGGTCACCTTGGCGGGGTGGCGCTTGAGGGCCTCGGCGATCTGCTCGGCCGCCAGCACCAGCCCTCCCGGCGTGTGCAGGATCAGGTCGATGGGCACGTTCTTGTCGGTCATGCGGATGGCCCGGAGCACCTGCTCCGAGTCGTCGATGTCGATGAAGCGCGCCAGCGGGATGCCGAGCAGGCTGATGGCCTCCTGGCGGTGGATCAGGGTGATCACCCGGCTCTTGCGCTTCTTCTCGAGCGCCGCCATCTTGCGGGCGCGCGCGGCGAAGAGGGCCTGCTGCTGAAAGTAGGGGCTCATCATCGAAAAGATGATGAAGAGCCAGAACAGTTGGCTGATCCAGTCGCTGCTGTTCACCTATGCACCTCCTAGAAACCGTACATGCCGTGCCAGAAGGGCTCGGCCTTGTATTCGCGCCGGGGCCGGGACAGGAAGGTGAGCAGGTAACCGACGGTGAACCCGCCCACGTGCGCCCACCAGGCCACGCCCGGCAGCCCCAGGGCCCCGTAGAGGACCTGGATGAGCACCCAGTAGCCGATGAAGAAGGCGGCCGGGAACCAGAAGAAGATCGGGGGCAGCGGCCAGATCAGGGTCAGGATCCAGGCCGTGGGGAAGAGCAGGAAGTAGGCCCCCAGTACGCCGGAGATCGCCCCCGAGGCCCCGATCATGGGCACGGTGCTGCCGGGGAGGAAGAGGGCCTCGACGAGCGCGGCGCCGATTCCCGCCAGCAGGTAGACGAGCAGGTAGCGGCCGCCGCCCAGGCGCGCCTCCACCGCGGGGCCGAAGATCCAGAGGAACCACATGTTGCCCAGGATGTGCTCGAAGCCGCCGTGCAGAAACATGCTGGTGAAGATGCGGCCGAACTCGCCCGCGGGGTCGGCGAAGAAAAGCTTGGGCACGAACCCGTAGGCGTTCACTGCCCAGCGAAAGCCTTCGGGCCCCAGGCTCAGCTGCCAGAAGAAGACCAGGACGTTGGCGGCGATGAGCAGGCGCGTCACCAGCGCGGGTCCGTGGTGCCGGATCGAGTCGCGGATGGGAAACACGAATCAGCCCTCCTTCCTCAGGTTCACCCAGCCCAGGCTGCGCCGGGTCTCGGGGTCGTAGAGGATCCGCTGCGGCAGCGGCCGGGTGCGGAAACGGCGCTCGAGCGCCCGGTCCGCGGCCGCCGAACGCGCGAAGGCCAGGAAGCGCCCGCCCTCGGGCTCCGGCGTCCAGTAACCCGCGCGCAGCGGCCAGAACGTCCCCTCGCCCTCGCGGGCCTCCAGCGCGCGGTACAGCGGCTCCGACTCGGGAAGGACCCGCGTCAGCTCCGCCGCCTCGGCGGAAGACAGCACCGCCCGGTACCGCCGCGCCGCCGCGGCCAGCCAGGTTTCCAGTTCGGGCTGCAGGAGGGCGGGCACCTCCGCGCGCCCTTCGAAGAGCTCCAGCTCGAGCCCGCCCTCCACCCGCCCCGCCGCGGTGTTTACCACCAGGACGCGCCGCCGCTCTGGCTCGGCGAGCGGCACGTCGGCCGGCGCCAGCGCCTCCAGTTCGGGCTGGCGCACTAGCAGCGCTTCCAGCATCGCCGCCGCCAGCTCGCCGGCGCTGCCCTTGAAGGCGTGCTGCGCGAAACGGCGCATCTCGGCGGCGAAGGCCTCGTCGCGCTCGATGGCGTAGGTCAGCGCCGCAGTCAGCAGCGCCTCGCGCAGGTCGGCCCCGGGAAGGTACGGCGCCCCGTCGCGCCGGGGAAAGCCTTCGGGGCCGGCGGCCAGGGGGCCCAGGGTCTCCAGTACGAACACGTCTAGACCTGCTTGAGGAAGACTTCGGGGAACTCGAAGAGCACCCGGTCGCGGGCGTAGTCGGGGCCTTCCTGGTAGGCCACGGAGACGTAGCCGGCGGCCTCGAGGCCGCGGTAGATCTCCTGGGCGGTGGTGTGGTCCACGCCGAGCTGCCGCTCGAAGAACTCCAGCGCCTCCTCCACCGCCTCGTCGCTCGCGCCCACGAAGGCGCCCCACTCGCCCTTGACCATCCGCGCCAGCGCCGCCAGCGACACCGGCCTGCTGGTAAAGATCCAGCGCGGGCTGGTGCCGGGCAGGTGGTGGGCGTGCCCCTCCTTCTCCAGCCGGCTGGCCCAGCGCACGGCCTGGGCGTGCTCCATCCCCGTCTGCATGAAGAGGGTCACCAGCGCGTCGCGCTCCCCCACCAGCCCCTGGGGGTAGGTCCGCGCCAGGTACCGGGCCAGTTCGGTTACGTCGCCCCGCTCGAGCAGCTGCTTCACCTGTTCCAGGTCCACCATGGCGGCCTCCTTACTCCAACTCTACGAGACCGTGGACGTCCTCGCCGGGATT is part of the Oceanithermus desulfurans genome and harbors:
- a CDS encoding DUF4269 domain-containing protein — protein: MTARAAAALAAFARLARHPALRGADPVLAGTFPLELDVEGSDLDVVCRTDNPERFARRLARVLARCLGIAGDPYPALLEPGRSTNAEPPRRSGECGGERRPAAL
- a CDS encoding endonuclease/exonuclease/phosphatase family protein, with amino-acid sequence MTILRRFFAALFGLVLLAALAFAGLVAWLWITDYRPQPVEPLAVQGQGSFGAPGGLSLLTWNIGYAGLGAEQDFFLDGGRHGWPARAEVERYLAGIAAYLKDRPADVVLLQEVDLSSRRSYGINEVLALARALPGYAFVLAKNYDVAFVPVPVARPMGRVKSGLMTLSRWRPSAAERHALPGRYGFLVQLVQLDRAFVLTRYPAADGRDWVVINTHNSAFDAGQLREQQLGYIKEVMTREYAKGNYVVVGGDWNLILPGVDPDTAFPHREPRPGFYLPFPADWTPAGWTWAYDAAAPTNRSVSRPWKAGENYVTVIDGFLVSPNVTVQEVRTEDLGFADTDHNPVRVRLSVGER
- a CDS encoding rhomboid family intramembrane serine protease, with the protein product MFPIRDSIRHHGPALVTRLLIAANVLVFFWQLSLGPEGFRWAVNAYGFVPKLFFADPAGEFGRIFTSMFLHGGFEHILGNMWFLWIFGPAVEARLGGGRYLLVYLLAGIGAALVEALFLPGSTVPMIGASGAISGVLGAYFLLFPTAWILTLIWPLPPIFFWFPAAFFIGYWVLIQVLYGALGLPGVAWWAHVGGFTVGYLLTFLSRPRREYKAEPFWHGMYGF
- a CDS encoding SDH family Clp fold serine proteinase; translation: MNSSDWISQLFWLFIIFSMMSPYFQQQALFAARARKMAALEKKRKSRVITLIHRQEAISLLGIPLARFIDIDDSEQVLRAIRMTDKNVPIDLILHTPGGLVLAAEQIAEALKRHPAKVTVFVPHYAMSGGTLIALGADEIVMDENAVLGPVDPQLGNKPAASIVKVLEMKEVADIDDETLILADVSKKALKQVKDTVVGLLKNTIPDDRIEDVATLLSQGTWTHDYPIDVAQARGFGLPVSTEMPPEVYELMELYPQPRGGKPSVQYIPLPHQREVNGKGR
- a CDS encoding MFS transporter, encoding MRAVWNLHLATFLFFLAYGLTVPTLPLYLKAQGLGAAWIGWAVALMPLAGLALRPFGGWASDGWSRKKPSLIGLGLGALSGLFYLGPLGAVLAGRFLQGAAMALFAPSSLAITSDLVPEHVVGRVMGTRNLILGIGVMSGTALGGFVVDLYGFSAVWLLVLGVQLVWIPFFVWGVPETLDAPSANPWWANFGTVLRDRGILAPTLANTGFAAVFATLQTFYPLVLSEAGFRAAWVGAFLAFYSLVSVFFRLPAGYLADRFEAGWVALAGFVSATLGLFLLWALPLPPFAFAAGFFMGAGAGLYLPANIVAVTRAARPEMRGSAFSLFTASWDLGGLVGPPVGGAVAAALGLNALFPLMALGALLTVLVFVWVRGGGGRARPA